The following are from one region of the Paenibacillus sp. KS-LC4 genome:
- a CDS encoding CtsR family transcriptional regulator produces the protein MRNISDLIEQYLKNMLQESTEGLVEIQRNELAEKFSCVPSQINYVISTRFTLEKGYMVESKRGGGGYVRIQRVELPALQTIQFHIRQTIGDCVEQSVAEGLIYQLEEAMLVTKREAQLLRAAIDRETIAVKLPLRDEVRARLLRAMLISLLVK, from the coding sequence ATGCGAAACATTTCCGATCTCATTGAACAGTATTTAAAAAATATGCTTCAGGAAAGTACGGAAGGCTTGGTGGAAATACAGCGCAATGAGCTGGCTGAGAAATTTTCGTGCGTCCCTTCCCAGATTAATTACGTGATTAGTACACGATTTACACTGGAGAAGGGTTACATGGTCGAATCGAAGCGTGGAGGCGGAGGCTATGTCCGGATTCAGCGGGTAGAGTTGCCAGCGCTGCAGACGATTCAATTTCATATCAGGCAGACGATTGGAGATTGCGTGGAGCAGAGTGTGGCGGAAGGGCTGATTTATCAGCTTGAAGAAGCGATGCTGGTGACGAAGCGTGAAGCACAGCTGCTGCGGGCAGCCATTGATCGGGAAACAATTGCCGTCAAGCTCCCGCTGCGTGATGAGGTAAGGGCCCGTTTGCTGAGAGCGATGCTAATATCGCTTCTGGTTAAATAA
- a CDS encoding UvrB/UvrC motif-containing protein translates to MICQECGKRPATLHFTKIVGGEKTEFHICEACARERGEGIPGTANGFSIHSLLSGLLDFDPSGTSGSAGTKACPVIRCDECGFTYAQFSKIGRFGCSACYKHFSDKLDPLLKRVHGSTVHTGKIPKRTGGQLQNKRELDQLRRELYDCIEQEEFESAAQIRDRIRELERKIAEL, encoded by the coding sequence TTGATTTGTCAGGAATGCGGCAAGAGGCCGGCAACGCTTCATTTTACGAAGATTGTCGGTGGGGAGAAGACGGAGTTTCACATTTGTGAAGCTTGCGCTCGTGAACGGGGTGAAGGCATCCCGGGTACGGCGAATGGCTTCTCTATTCACAGCTTGCTGTCGGGTCTGCTTGATTTTGATCCATCTGGAACATCGGGTTCGGCGGGGACGAAGGCTTGCCCGGTCATACGCTGTGACGAATGCGGATTTACTTATGCGCAGTTCAGCAAGATCGGACGCTTTGGCTGTAGCGCCTGCTACAAACATTTTTCAGATAAGTTAGATCCGCTGCTCAAAAGGGTACATGGTAGTACGGTGCATACGGGGAAAATTCCGAAGCGCACTGGAGGACAATTGCAAAATAAACGTGAGCTTGATCAGCTCAGACGCGAGCTATATGATTGTATTGAACAAGAAGAATTTGAAAGTGCGGCTCAAATCAGGGATCGTATTCGTGAGCTTGAGCGTAAAATAGCAGAGCTGTAA